ttcCAAGGAGATAAGTCTTGCTATTAACTTTTAATCTTCATTACTCAAAATCTAGGGGATAACCTCAAGCATCTAATAGGAAAAAACTAAATAATATAGTTTTTGTATATAGGCcaataaggattttttttttttgaaatgtaggCATAGATGTTACccatttcttttttatcttcaacCAAAATGTCATCCTCATTGACCATGTTAGTAATTGATCTCTTcttcttgtgtttgatagtgaattAGTGAATAACCTAGTTTTCTTAACTCTTAATGTTTTCCAACTAACCCTAGACTTTTGTTTCTATAATATTTCTTGTTTTATAACCACCTTCTTCTACTCCTctctcacaatagtttcatttctTTGATTATCTATATAATTGTTTGATTTCTCTATTTCATCttgtaatttttcaaatttcttatttAGATTATCATTTTTATTGCATATGTTTCCAAAATaaaatttatcttttaaaattttTCCTTCATCTTTTTCAACTTTGAGAGCAATATATACATGGAAGTACCTACTTGTGCAAAATCTCACCAATTTTTGATACAATTTCAGAATTAAGAATGGGATGACCATATCAGATTGTACCTAAAGGGATAGGTTCCTTTCCTTAAATTTTTGGCCTACTTTATAAGCATTGGATTACAATCTTAACTAGTTATCAAGAGGAGAGAGgagatatattattatttattaggtATATTTATCATTATAATGGACCATTTCATATTCAAAATATGTTGTTAAGGTTTCACATACTAATGATATAAATGAATAATTCATGTCATTTAATGGTAAATGAACCCTTTACAAAATACAAACCATAATCCCTAGCAAACattaattagcataaagtattgtATAATATAAATCTGCTAAATAAGACTAGTCAGATATtttacaaacataatatcttctaaaaataacaaaataattcATATATAGAAACATGATCTTTTCACCTCATAGACATGCTACAATTATTTACATTAACAATTTTATGCTACAACCCATATGCTATTTTAGCAGGCAAACATGAAATTATAGAAATAAATGCAAATTGTCCTTCCCTAAATAATAAATTGATTCAATATTTAATTTAATCCAACCATTCACATATGACATCGATCATGCACATACTTGAAGCCCTCCTCATGACTACAACTTGTTAAGAATGTAATTTTTTTATGCACTACTTCAGGAATGGTATTATtttcaatatattttatttatctaaGCATAATTATTAAAAATTCAAATGCATTGTAGTCATTATTCATTTTTATGTTATTTTTGAATTTGATATGTTATGTGACCTACTTCTTTAATACTTTATAAGAATGTAACAATATGAGATATTGATGGTATTGTTTTATTAGATTGTGaatattttagattttattttcttgtttgagaagaaaaatgattgaattaatattttattatgataatatttttaataatcatattttattattatttattatttagaaAATGTTAATTGATTTCATATTCAATCAAGTAGGGATAAAATAGtatacattcctatggaagagaaTTAAATTTTGGATGTTAGTGATAAGATATTGCAAGACTGTTTTCAATTATTGAGATAATCCCTTTATAAATAATGAAATGCTAGAATGTTGTTTTCTGCCAAAGCCAAGACAAATATTGGGCATTCAGAATATTACCAAGCTGACTTTATTTGTAATCAAAGATTACTTGTACGAAACTAATACTACTGTGAAGGATGTAACTAATACTACTGTGAAGGATGTTTATGCGGAGTTTTTAATGTAACAAACCAAGGACGGACGAAATCCTTATAAGGGATACATTTCTTTTGGTGCAACCGAGATCAAAATATTGTTCAATACTAATGTGTAGGGATTTAAGAGGGTGCTTTTTTGGACAGACCAAGAAACCCTGTTGCCGATTTCAATCCTTATTCCTTTGGGTGCAACAAGTTCAAAATATTGTCGAGTATGGATAGATAGGGGTAAGGGGATGTTTTTCTGGGGGGACAAACCAAGAATCCTGTTGCCAATTTGAATGAACAAACGAAGAAGTCCTATTGAAAATCCTCGGAATAATCGCTGATCTACAGCTTTAgttccatcaaacttgaaaatatCCTTATTTGCATTCCATATTCTCTATTAGAGTTTGGATACATCAAACTTTAGATTTCCCCTTGGACTCGCAGTTAACTCCAAATAAATAATCCTAGGGCTGTACAGCCACCATGATAAATTATTGAGAACAAGCCTAATGTGAACGCTATAAATCATAGGAGTCATTCTTCTGATAACAATATCGCCTGCCTTAACACAACAATCAGTTTCATAGTATTCTGGTTGTGTAGAGCATTTATTCATGGCTTCCAAGGTTGTGAAGTGGATTGCTATAAGCTTCCTTGTGGCATCCATGTTCTCTAACTTTGAGAACGTCTGTGTTAATGGCGACACATATACCGCATTCAATACCTATGATTCTGCTGGTCGTCATTACTCCATTGATGGGCTATATTGCGCCGCATATGACTCTAATCAGACACTAGAGTGGCGCAAGGAATACCTTTGGACTGCCTATTGTGACAAAGCCGGCCAGCCGATGGAACCTTCCCTCTGCGGCACCTGCATCCAAGTAAACTGCATCATATATATTAAGAATTTGTTAGCTTAAAGTATAGTGTTTATACCTAATCATTTCAATTGTTGCAGGTGACAAATAATTCGACGGGTCAAAGTGTGACAGTGAGAATTCTGGACCGGTGCCAAAATGGAGGATTGGTTTTAGAAATGGATGCTTTTATTGCTATTGATCGAAAAGGAAAAGGACAGCATAATGGCCATATGTTTACTACCTACAAGTTCGTGGGCTGTTAGAACAAACTCTGGTCCTTTAATTCAGTAGTTCAACAaagtcttcttcatcatcatcgctTTTCTTTGAATAAAAATGCTCTGCGCAGCAGAAATCTTTTTGGTTGCGATCCTGATTTCCATATCCTTCAGAATATAATTTGAAAAACTTATAGTTTActtatttaaattttcaaaatttcatattGTCAAACAGATTTTTATGTTCATGAAAATAGATACTATGCGAAAAAAACATGTATAAGTAGTAGTGGATGTTTTATACACAAATATTTATAGGTTTATGGATTCAAtattaaatgttaatttttttattagtTTCTGTTATGGTATGGAATTATATGGAATTATAGGCGAAGTTACGTTTTTAACTATTAATTAACtagtgattaaataattttatttgaactatcaaaatatattattatttgtcATACAATCAATTTAAATGTTTTAGTTATAtgtaaatgaacatttttatgttcagtaaataaaaatctatttttccATTTTGTAGAGGCATAATAAGACTATTTTTAATTACATGTATACTAATTTATTTACGTAGTTTTCCACAATGACAAATACTCCTATATTTAATGAGAATATGGATGCCGTTTTAACTTGAGTAACCAAGAAACTAAAATAATTCATGCACAAAGTAACACTTATTTAatctttatatataaattttaaaacaaaattaaacattatattatcaaaaaatatgtgaatttatgaaaaagaaaaatagtatTAAAAATGTAGTAAATATTATACATGTGCCTTTTTTAATCTATataaaacattttaaaattttcttttcttaatactattatttgtataagtattttaaaaataaaataaaaaattatattaataatattttaatcaATACATATTGAAACTATAACTATTAAAACTATAAGTCTGGTTGGTTGTTCGCCTTGgtctgtaaaacctgtttatctttatcaaaaactattAAAACTATAACTCGTAAAGCATAAAATGAAGTTATTTGAtgaatttcatattttatttttaggCTATATAAAACTCAAAACTCTccaaataatcaataaaaataataaaataaatattcatgTACCAAacaatgtttaaaaaaaattaatttttaatattatataatttattaacaATAATTGTGTTGTATGGAAGTAAAAAACAAGCCAACATTGCACATAGTTCCTATCAAATTTTGTCAaaacaatttttcaattttaatttatattatctAAAAGACAAATAAATATTATATCTATAGAGAAAAATTATAAAGATCAATACAAATAAGTCTTCTCAAATAATGAATTAAACTTAACAAATATTTTTTTCAATCAATCATTCTCATATTGCCTTATCATACACGTGCATGTTTGTGGAAAATAAATATAACtacaattccaaatcaaaattacaTTTGAGATTCACTCATTTTATAGAAATGTATTAAATGGTGATTACAAATATTGAATATCATACTCAATCTCTTAATAGATAACAATTGTGTTTGCACGT
This genomic stretch from Cryptomeria japonica chromosome 8, Sugi_1.0, whole genome shotgun sequence harbors:
- the LOC131030291 gene encoding pathogenesis-related protein PR-4-like, which codes for MASKVVKWIAISFLVASMFSNFENVCVNGDTYTAFNTYDSAGRHYSIDGLYCAAYDSNQTLEWRKEYLWTAYCDKAGQPMEPSLCGTCIQVTNNSTGQSVTVRILDRCQNGGLVLEMDAFIAIDRKGKGQHNGHMFTTYKFVGC